In Xiphias gladius isolate SHS-SW01 ecotype Sanya breed wild chromosome 6, ASM1685928v1, whole genome shotgun sequence, a single genomic region encodes these proteins:
- the LOC120790938 gene encoding granzyme E-like — MFFHCKLVALILVMTLDGQVYTGEIYGGHVAAPHSRPYMVLLEQHMGNGKIKHCGGFLLNADFVMTAAHCQAKSYSALLGVHNFKQTNEIQNISVEEMFPHKEYDPTEYINDIMLLKLSSKANFSTNVRPIALAGQGDGSLPKSCIVSGWGRASIDQSHMSNWLMEVNVTLIDHKGQIKKNSYCSQGETGPANGDSGGPLVCEDEKAYGVVSTSSKPSSGGAVIYCYTKIPEYRDWIDGVIGHH, encoded by the exons atgtttttccactgtaaacTGGTTGCACTGATACTTGTGATGACTCTTGATGGTCAAG tgtaTACAGGGGAAATCTACGGAGGCCATGTGGCTGCGCCCCATAGCAGGCCATACATGGTGCTTTTGGAGCAGCACATGggaaatggtaaaataaaacactgtggtGGCTTCCTTCTGAACGCGGATTTTGTGATGACTGCAGCCCATTGTCAAGCCAA gtCCTACAGTGCCTTACTAGGAGTTCATAATTTCAAGCAAACTAATGAAATACAGAATATATCTGTGGAAGAAATGTTTCCGCATAAAGAATATGATCCAACTGAATATATAAACGACATAATGCTTCTTAAG TTGAGCTCAAAGGCAAATTTCAGCACAAATGTGAGACCCATTGCTCTCGCAGGCCAAGGTGATGGCTCTCTGCCAAAATCATGTATCGTCTCTGGCTGGGGAAGGGCCTCCATAGACCAAAGTCACATGTCTAACTGGCTCATGGAAGTCAATGTAACACTCATTGATCATAAGGggcaaattaagaaaaactcGTACTGCTCTCAGGGAGAGACTGGACCGGCCAAT GGAGACTCTGGTGGTCCATTGGTCTGCGAAGATGAAAAGGCGTACGGGGTGGTGTCCACCTCATCCAAACCAAGCTCAGGCGGAGCTGTAATATATTGTTACACTAAGATACCTGAGTACAGAGACTGGATCGATGGGGTTATTGGACATCATTGA
- the LOC120790950 gene encoding granzyme B(G,H)-like — translation MFFHCKLVALILVMTLDGQVYTGEIYGGHVAAPHSRPYMVLVEQHMENGTTKYCSGFILNEDFVMTAAHCQANSYKVLLGVHNFKKTNEIQNISVGESFPHKEYDPTGYKNDIMLLKLSSKANFNNNVRPIALAGQGDDSLPKSCIVSGWGRVSRSEKFMSDLLMEVNVTLIDSDQFAKEKLYCSEGETGPAEGDSGGPLVCEDGKAYGVVSFTFDPDLDGLPKHCYTKIPDNRSWIQSAMKTA, via the exons atgtttttccactgtaaacTGGTTGCACTGATACTTGTGATGACTCTTGATGGTCAAG tgtaTACAGGGGAAATCTACGGAGGCCATGTGGCTGCGCCCCATAGCAGGCCATACATGGTGCTTGTGGAGCAGCACATGGAGAATGGTACAACAAAATACTGTTCTGGCTTCATTCTGAATGAGGATTTTGTGATGACTGCAGCCCATTGTCAAGCCAA ctCCTACAAAGTCTTACTAGGAGTTCATAATTTcaaaaaaactaatgaaatacaGAATATATCTGTGGGAGAATCGTTTCCACACAAAGAATACGATCCAACTGGATATAAAAACGACATAATGCTTCTTAAG TTGAGCTCCAAGGCAAACTTCAACAACAATGTGAGACCCATTGCTCTCGCAGGCCAAGGTGATGACTCTCTGCCAAAATCATGCATCGTCTCTGGCTGGGGAAGGGTCTCCAGGAGCGAAAAATTTATGTCTGACTTGCTCATGGAAGTCAATGTAACACTAATTGACAGTGATCAGTTTGCCAAGGAAAAGTTGTACTGCTCTGAGGGAGAGACTGGACCAGCCGAA GGAGACTCTGGTGGTCCACTGGTCTGCGAAGATGGAAAGGCGTACGGGGTGGTGTCCTTCACCTTCGATCCAGATTTAGATGGACTGCCTAAACATTGCTATACTAAGATACCTGACAACAGAAGCTGGATCCAATCAGCTAtgaaaactgcatga